The Chryseobacterium indologenes genomic sequence AACCTACCAGCTGGGCGACAATCGTTTCGTGGCTCATCCATGGTTACCGGAATTACTGGAAATCAAGCATCGTATTGAAAAATCCACAGGATACACTTTCAATTCTGTATTATTAAATTTATATCGGGATAAAAATGATTCCGTAGCCTGGCATCGGGATAAGGAAAGTGAGTTGGGAAACCGTCCCGTCATCGCTTCTGTAAGCCTTGGGCAAACCCGGAATTTTGATTTCAGAAGCGTAGAAGATCATTCCAATAAATACAGCCTGCCTCTTCCGCATGGCTCATTATTGATTATGAAAGGCGATCTTCAGAT encodes the following:
- a CDS encoding alpha-ketoglutarate-dependent dioxygenase AlkB produces the protein MEQLSLFNPQDYYQFPKELLEYTEHFLTETEASELVELLMEKVPWKQRTQKMYDKMVLTPRLTAWYGDEKKTYQLGDNRFVAHPWLPELLEIKHRIEKSTGYTFNSVLLNLYRDKNDSVAWHRDKESELGNRPVIASVSLGQTRNFDFRSVEDHSNKYSLPLPHGSLLIMKGDLQMNWEHRIAKSAWPMKPRINMTFRLVR